From a single Lolium rigidum isolate FL_2022 chromosome 7, APGP_CSIRO_Lrig_0.1, whole genome shotgun sequence genomic region:
- the LOC124671420 gene encoding transcription factor bHLH94-like, which produces MTLDAMCAATDVLVYNTFNAAAASSFHFGNAGGASTEGAASWMAGSAMVAPPVSVAMPAEEEGDKVQAGRRKRRRRAKVCRNREDAESQRMTHIAVERNRRRQMNDYLAELRSLMPESYAHRGDQASIVGGAIDFVKELEQLLQSLEAQKCTLLGQKQQQQQHLLVPDPMPAPSNAVMAAAATTSSGSGAGEETPAPAATHDTTGTPFAGFFTYPQYVWRLPARDGADDNRAGLADVEVTLVETHASVRVMAPRLPGQLLRMVAGMERLRLAVLHLNVTTLGSLALYSLSVKVEEGCGLATADDIAAAVHQLLCFIDAETTSRRLLELDGGRPDLQS; this is translated from the exons ATGACGTTGGACGCCATGTGCGCGGCCACCGACGTCCTCGTCTACAACACCttcaacgccgccgctgccaGCAGCTTCCACTTCGGCAATGCCGGCGGCGCCAGCACGGAGGGCGCCGCCAGCTGGATGGCTGGGTCTGCGATGGTGGCGCCGCCGGTGTCCGTGGCAATGCCGGCGGAAGAAGAGGGGGACAAGGTGCAGGCGGGGAGGAGgaagcgccggcggcgggcgaaGGTGTGCAGGAACCGCGAGGACGCCGAGAGCCAGCGGATGACGCACATCGCCGTcgagcgcaaccgccgccgccagaTGAACGACTACCTCGCCGAGCTCCGGTCCCTCATGCCGGAGTCCTACGCCCACCGG GGCGACCAGGCATCCAttgtcggcggcgccatcgatTTCGTCAAGGAGCTCGAGCAGCTGCTGCAATCCCTCGAGGCGCAGAAGTGCACTCTGCTAGGGCAgaaacaacagcagcagcagcacctgcTCGTTCCTGACCCAATGCCAGCACCGAGCAACGCCGTCATGGCAGCCgcggcgacgacgagcagcggcagcggcgcggGCGAGGAGACACCGGCGCCGGCGGCAACGCACGACACGACAGGCACGCCGTTCGCGGGGTTCTTCACGTACCCGCAGTACGTGTGGCGCCTTCCGGCGCGGGACGGCGCGGACGACAACCGCGCCGGGTTGGCGGACGTCGAGGTGACCCTGGTGGAGACGCACGCCAGCGTGCGGGTGATGGCGCCGCGGCTGCCGGGGCAGCTGCTCAGGATGGTCGCCGGGATGGAGCGGCTTAGGCTCGCCGTACTGCACCTCAACGTCACCACGCTCGGCTCACTCGCGCTCTACTCCCTCAGTGTCAAG GTGGAGGAAGGGTGCGGCCTAGCGACGGCGGATGACATCGCGGCGGCAGTGCACCAGTTGCTCTGCTTCATTGATGCCGAGACGACGTCGCGGCGGCTGCTCGAGCTCGACGGTGGCCGGCCGGACCTTCAAAGTTAG